Sequence from the Burkholderia cepacia genome:
CAGGTGGCCCGTGTAGAAGCGGTCGAGCGCGAACGGCGCGTTCAGCGGATGCGGTTCGTCGCGCGCGATCGTGTGCGCGAACACCCAGCCCGAGCCGGGCGTCGCCTTGAAGCCGCCGGTACCCCAGCCGCAGTTGAAGTAGAGGCCCTTCACATCGGTCTTGGTGATGATCGGGCACGCGTCCGGCGACACGTCGACGATCCCGCCCCACTGGCGGTTCATCCGCACGCGCGAGAACACCGGGAACATCTCGACGATCGCCTGCAGCGTGCTTTCGATGATGTGGAAGCTGCCGCGCTGGCCGAAGCCCGTGTACTGGTCGATACCCGCGCCGATCACGAGGTCGCCCTTGTCGGACTGGCTGATGTACGCGTGCACCGCGTTCGACATGATCACCGAGTTGACGACCGGCTTGATCGGCTCGGACACCAGCGCCTGCAGCGGGTGGCTTTCGATCGGCAGGCGCACGCCGGCCATGTCGGCGAGCGTCGTCGTGTTGCCGGCCGCGACCACCGCGACCTTCTTCGCCTTGATGAAGCCCTTCACCGTATCGACGCCGACCACCGCGCCGCCTTCGCGGCGAATGCCCGTCACCTGGCAGTTCTGGATGATGTCGACACCTGCGCGGTCCGCGCCGCGCGCGAAGCCCCAGGCCACCGCGTCGTGACGCGCGACACCGGCGCGGCGCTGGATCGATGCGCCGAGCACCGGGTAGCGGCTGTTCAGGTTGATCGTCGGCTCGATTTCCTTGATCTGCGCGGGCGTCAGGAATTCGGCGTCGACACCGTTCAGGCGGTTCGCGTTCACGCGGCGCTCGGTGTCACGCACGTCCTGCAGCGTGTGGGCCAGGTTCATCACGCCGCGCTGGCTGAACATCACGTTGTAGTTCAGGTCCTGCGACAGCCCTTCCCACAGCTTCATCGCCTTCTCGTACAGCGCGGCCGATTCGTCCCACAGGTAGTTCGAGCGCACGATCGTCGTGTTGCGCGCGGTGTTGCCGCCGCCGATCCAGCCCTTCTCGAGGATCGCGACGTTCGTGATGCCGTGCTCCTTCGCGAGGTAGTACGCGGTCGCGAGGCCGTGGCCGCCGCCGCCGACGATCACGACGTCGTATTCCTTCTTCGGTTCCGGGCTCTTCCACTGCTTTTCCCAGTTCTCGTGGTACGAGAGGCCGTTGCGGAACAGGCTGAATATCGAGTAGCGGCTCATGTTGGTGATCCTTCGTTTAGCATTCGATGACGTTCACGGCCAGACCGCCGCGCGACGTTTCCTTGTATTTCGTCTTCATGTCGGCGCCCGTCTCGCGCATCGTCTTGATGACCGAATCGAGCGACACGTAGTGCTGGCCGTTGCCCTTGAGCGCCATGCGCGACGCGTTCAGCGCCTTGATCGCACCCATCGCGTTGCGCTCGATGCACGGGATCTGCACGAGCCCGCCGACCGGGTCGCAGGTCATGCCGAGGTTGTGCTCCATGCCGATCTCGGCGGCGTTCTCGACTTGGGTCGCCGTACCGCCCATCACGGCGGCGAGCGCGGCGGCCGCCATCGAGCACGCGACGCCGACCTCGCCCTGGCAACCGACTTCCGCGCCGGAGATCGACGCGGTTTCCTTGTAGATGATCCCGATCGCCGCGGCCGTCAGCAGGAATTCGACGACGCCGGCTTCGTTCGAGCCCGGCACGAACTTCACGTAGTAGTGCAGCACGGCCGGAATCACGCCGGCCGCGCCGTTGGTCGGCGCGGTGACGACGCGCCCGCCCGCCGCGTTCTCCTCGTTGACGGCCATCGCGTACAGGTTGACCCAGTCGAGCATCGACAGCGGGTCGCGCAGCGACTCTTCCGAACGCGCGCGCAGGCGGGCATTCAGCTCGGCCGCGCGGCGCTTCACGCGCATCGGGCCCGGCAGGTCGCCCTCGACCTTGCAGCCGCGTTCGACGCAGGCGGCCATCGTGCGCCAGATCGCGAGCAGCCCGGCGCGCACTTCGTCGGCGGGGCGCAGCGCGCATTCGTTGCGCATCATCAGCTCGGCGATCGACAGCCCGTGCTCGCGGCATTGGCGCATCAGGTCGTCGCCGGTGCGGAACGGGTACGGCACCTCGACCGCCGCGCGCACGCCGTTCACGCGATCGCCGTCGCGGTTCACGACGAAGCCGCCGCCGACCGAGTAATACTCTTTCTCGACGAGCAGCTGGCCGTGCTCGTCGAACGCCTGGAAGCGCATCCCGTTCGGGTGCACGATGCTCGTGCCGCTCATCAGCTTGCGATAGAAGCCGATGTGCTCCTTTTCCTCGAAGCGCACCGTCTGCTTGCCGAGCAGCGACAGCGACTTCTCCGCGCGGATCGCGGCCAGCCGCGGCTCGATCAGGTCCGGATCGATCGTGTCGGGCAGGTGGCCCTCGAGGCCGAGCAGCACGGCCTTGTCGGTGCCGTGGCCCTTGCCGGTCGCGCCGAGCGAGCCGTATAGTTCGACCCGCACGCGGCGCACGAAACCGAGCAGGTTCGCGTCCTCCACGTGCGACGCGAAGCGGCACGCGGCGATCATCGGGCCGACCGTGTGCGAACTGGACGGGCCGATACCGATCTTGAACAGGTCGAACGCGCTGACGTTCATCTGGCTTCCTCTGGATGGGGGGACATACATCAAGTGACGTTGGGCACCAGTACATCAAAGCGTAAAATCGGCCGATAGAACAAAAGCGGCATCGGCGTGGGATACCGCCGCCAAGCGCCGCGCCGGCGGGCCGGAAAGTGCGTTTTGGCGATGGTTCGCGACGGAAAAACGCAAGTGCGCGCGCCATCGATCGGCGACGCTGGGGCATCCGCGCCGCCCGTGCCGACCCTGTAGAAAGTGAGACCTGGCCGCCCCGGCGCGCCGTGAAGAGATTGGCCGCGATGACACCCGACGTACCCGCTTCCCCCCTCGCAGAGCCCGCACCGCGCCGCATCCGCTTCGGCATCGTGCTGCTGCCGAATTTCACGCTGACGGCCTTCTCGGGCTTCGTCGACATGCTTCGGCTGTCGGCCGACGACGGCGACTACAGCAAGCCCGTGCGCTGCGCATGGAGCGTGATCGGCGAGACCCTCGCGCCGGTGCGCGCGAGCTGCGGGATCCAGATCACGCCATGGGAAACGTTCGACGCGGCCGAGCCGTTCGACTACGTGGTGGTGGTCGGCGGGCTGCTGCATTCGGGGCCGCAGGCGGGCCCCGAGACGCTCGACTTCATCCGCCGCGCGGCGGCCGGCGGCGCAACGGTCGTCGGGATCTGCACCGGCGTGTTCACGCTGATGCGCGCCGGCGTGCTCGACGGCTACCGCACCTGCGTGAGCTGGTTCCATTACTGGGATTTCATCGAGCGCTTTCCGGCCGCCGACCCCGACCTGCTGATCGCCGACCGGCTGTTCGTGATCGACCGGCGCCGCATCACCTGCTCGGGCGGCCGCGCGTCGATCGACGTCGCCGCCGCGATCCTGCTGCGCCATTTCGATCACGCGACCGTGCAGAAGGCGCTGCGCATCCTGCTGGTCGGCGAGATGCAGAAAGGGAACGCCCCGCAGCCGCATCCACCGGGCCTCGAGCCGGCGACCCACCCGAAGGTCAAGCGCGCGATTCTCCTGATGGAACAGCATGTCGGCCGGGCGCTGTCGCTCGACGAGCTCGCGAACAAGCTCGACCTGTCGACGCGGCAGCTCGAGCGGCTGTTCAAGGCCGAAACGGGCAAGAGCCCGCAGGCGTTCGCGAAACAGGTGCGGCTGCGCACGGCCGCGTGGCTGCTGACGAGTTCCGACCGCACGGTGGCCGATATCGCGTCGAGCTGCGGGTTCGCCGATGCGTCGCACCTCGGGCGCGAGTTCCGCAAGCAGTTCGGCGTGCCGCCGGCGACTTATCGGGAGCGCGGCGGGGAGGCCGCGGCCGTGCCTGACGTGGTCGAGGAAGAGGTGGACTGATCGGCGCCGGGCGGCTTGCCGAGCCGTTATTTAAGCCAGCGCTTACCGGGGAAGCCCCGAGTGCCGCACGACGCGCGTCCGCGTTACGCTTGAGCGACGAGGAGACGAACCATGAGAAGAGCTGTGCATATCGCTGTTGTCGCGCTGCTGGCGTATCTCGTTGCCGATCGCGCGTTGCTGCATGCCCGCGGGCTCGACGCCAGCCCGCTTGCGTGCAAGCAGGGCGCGCAGCGGGTGAAGCACGACGCGCTCGGCCAGGGCTTCGACGATGCCGCGGCCAGCAGTCAGGGCGAGGCATTCATGTCGGGCTGCCTGGTGACCGGGAGGGGGAGCCGGGACGTGACGATGTCGAGCAATTGACGCAGAAGGGCATCATCCCGATCACGGCGATACGCAGGTCTCCAGCACACTACGCTACGCCCCCGATCCCCCCGACGAACCCGGCGAGCGCAATCACGAGCAGCGCACCCGCCGACGAGGCCGTGATCCATCGTTGCTTGCCGTGAATCAGCGGATGGTTGATCGCGGCCATGTAGCCGGTCATGATCGCGAAATCGACCGCGATCCACAGCGCGGCCAGGATGGCCAGGCTCACGCGCGAATCCGGCGTGATGCCGACGAACTGCGGGAAGAACGCGACGAAGAACAGCAGGTCCTTCGGGTTCGCGATGCCGACGAGAAAGCCGCGCACCACACCCGGCAGACGCCGCGTCCCGGGCGTCGGTTCGGGTTCGCCATCGCTGCCGCCGCGCATGCGGCCGGCGCGCCATTCACCATGCAGCGTGCGGATTGCCAGGACGGCAATGAACACGCAGCCCAGCACATGCAGCCACTTGATCAGGCGATCGCTGACGAGCACGACGCCGAACACCATCAGCATCGCCCCCGCGATCATCACGAGGCTCGCGGCATTCGCGCCCACTGCAGTCAGCATGCCCTGGCGGAACCCGCGCCGCGCGACGGTGCCGACCACGAGCATGACGACGGGGCCGGGCGTCGCGATGAGCAGCACGATCGCGGCGAGATAGGCGAACAGCAGCGGGTAATGGAGTGTCATGAAAAAAAGTTGTTGGATGGTCCGACTCGCCCGCCGCCCGGCACGACCTCATGCCGGCCCGATGCTCGTGGCTGCGAGATGCGTGTAGTATTGCGCGTCAGGACCGCCGCTGAAAAACGGAAAATCCTGTCGAATAACATGAGTTTTATTCACATTGAACTCCGTGAAGGCCAAACCGCTCCCCCCTGTCTACGCGTTGCGCGCATTCGAAAGCGCCGCGCGCACCGGCTCGTTTACGCTGGCCGCCGAGGAACTGAGCCTCACGCAGAGCGCGGTGAGCAAGCACGTCAGGACGCTCGAGGCTTACTTCGGGCGGAAACTGTTCGTCCGGCGCGGCCCCAGGATGACCGTGACGGCGGAAGCGCAGATCTTCGCGTCGGGGCTGCGGCGCGGCTTCCGGCAGATCGAGGAAGCCTGCATGCTGTTCCAGTCGCAACGCGACGTGCTGCGGCTCAAGGCGCCGTCCACGCTCACGATGCGCTGGCTGCTCGATGCACTGGCCGCCTTTCGCAACACGCGGCCCGCGTTCGAGGTGCAGATCGCGAGCGTGTGGATGGATGTCGACACCGTCGATTTCTTCAGCGAATCCTACGATTGCGCGATCCTGCTGGGCGCAGGCAAGTTCGGCGAGGCCACGCAGTGCGTGAAGCTGTTCGACGAATGGTTGATCCCGATCTGCTCTCACGCGCTCGCGCCGGCGGCCCGTGCGAATCTTGCCGCGTGCGAGCTGATCCACCCGTCGCCCGACCGGCGCGACTGGCGCCGCTGGCTCAACGGAAGCGGACACGCGTTCGATGTGGACATCACGCGCGGGCAGGTGTTCGACATGCTCGAACAGGGCATCGCGGCGGCCATCGCCGGCCACGGCATCTCGATCGGCGATCTCGCGCTGTGCGCCGGCGCGATCGATTCGGGGCAGCTCGTGCTGCCGTTCAAGACGGCCGTCAATACCGGCGACGCGTACTACCTCGTCTGGCCGGACGACTCCGGCAAAGCCGCGCAGGTGCGCGAACTCCTCGCGTTCCTGGAAAGCCGGATGCCGCGCCTGACCTATCCGGACATTCGCTTCGCGGGTGTGCGCTGAGCTTGCTCAACCCAAACTTCGGATACCTGATCAGGAAGCGCTGCGACCGATCAACCGGGGTCGCGTCCGCATGACCGAAGCGCACAAAAAGGTGTGAAGTTTCTCTTCTCGACGTGTTAATTTTGGTGGCCTCTCTCCGTCGTCTCAATGGCGGCACGCAACTTGCCCGGGCATTTGGCCCACACTGACAGGAGACTCGCCATGACGATTCAGAAGATCACGCCGTTCCTCTGGTACGCGGCGGAAGCCGAAGAAGCCGCCACCTTCTATGCAGGCATCTTTCCGGACTCGCGCGTGAATCGGGTCACGTCGGTGACGGGCGCCGGCGCCACCAAGGTCGTCGAGTTCGAGCTGTTCGGGCAGCCGTTCTTCGCGATGAGCCACCCGCGCACCGACACGTTCAACCACGCGATCTCGCTGATGGTCAATTGTCGCGACCAGGCGGAACTCGACCGCTACTGGAACGCCCTGCTCGACAACGGCGGCACGGCCGACGCCTGCGGCTGGCTGCGAGACCGCTATGGCGTCTCGTGGCAGATCGTTCCGGAAGCGCTGATCCCGATGATGTCCGACCGCGACACCGTCAAGGCCACGCGCGTGGCCGGCGCGATGATGCAAATGACGAAGTTCGACGTCGCCGCGCTGCAGGCGGCCTATGCGGGGACGACGGATTGACGAAAGGCCCCGCGCCTCGTGCGCGCCACCGGGCGTCGATCAGGCTGGGCCCGCCTATTTCACCTGCGCGTCGGTCACGATGAACTCCTCGGCCGCCTTGCGCTGGATCGCGGCCATCATCGCCAGATCGTGCTTGCTGCCCGGCTCGCTGGAGACGACGCCGGTTGCGTGTTTCGCCTTCGCGCCCGGCGGGTAGAACACGAACGACGCGCCGGCCGGGGCGTCCGGCTGCGCGCGCAGGCGCTTGTTGAGGATTTTCAGGTACTTCTTCTTCGACACTTCCTTTGCAGCCATGACACCCTCCTCCATGGTTAC
This genomic interval carries:
- a CDS encoding LysE family translocator, whose protein sequence is MTLHYPLLFAYLAAIVLLIATPGPVVMLVVGTVARRGFRQGMLTAVGANAASLVMIAGAMLMVFGVVLVSDRLIKWLHVLGCVFIAVLAIRTLHGEWRAGRMRGGSDGEPEPTPGTRRLPGVVRGFLVGIANPKDLLFFVAFFPQFVGITPDSRVSLAILAALWIAVDFAIMTGYMAAINHPLIHGKQRWITASSAGALLVIALAGFVGGIGGVA
- a CDS encoding LysR substrate-binding domain-containing protein → MKAKPLPPVYALRAFESAARTGSFTLAAEELSLTQSAVSKHVRTLEAYFGRKLFVRRGPRMTVTAEAQIFASGLRRGFRQIEEACMLFQSQRDVLRLKAPSTLTMRWLLDALAAFRNTRPAFEVQIASVWMDVDTVDFFSESYDCAILLGAGKFGEATQCVKLFDEWLIPICSHALAPAARANLAACELIHPSPDRRDWRRWLNGSGHAFDVDITRGQVFDMLEQGIAAAIAGHGISIGDLALCAGAIDSGQLVLPFKTAVNTGDAYYLVWPDDSGKAAQVRELLAFLESRMPRLTYPDIRFAGVR
- a CDS encoding sarcosine oxidase subunit beta family protein, translated to MSRYSIFSLFRNGLSYHENWEKQWKSPEPKKEYDVVIVGGGGHGLATAYYLAKEHGITNVAILEKGWIGGGNTARNTTIVRSNYLWDESAALYEKAMKLWEGLSQDLNYNVMFSQRGVMNLAHTLQDVRDTERRVNANRLNGVDAEFLTPAQIKEIEPTINLNSRYPVLGASIQRRAGVARHDAVAWGFARGADRAGVDIIQNCQVTGIRREGGAVVGVDTVKGFIKAKKVAVVAAGNTTTLADMAGVRLPIESHPLQALVSEPIKPVVNSVIMSNAVHAYISQSDKGDLVIGAGIDQYTGFGQRGSFHIIESTLQAIVEMFPVFSRVRMNRQWGGIVDVSPDACPIITKTDVKGLYFNCGWGTGGFKATPGSGWVFAHTIARDEPHPLNAPFALDRFYTGHLIDEHGAAAVAH
- a CDS encoding GlxA family transcriptional regulator, whose protein sequence is MTPDVPASPLAEPAPRRIRFGIVLLPNFTLTAFSGFVDMLRLSADDGDYSKPVRCAWSVIGETLAPVRASCGIQITPWETFDAAEPFDYVVVVGGLLHSGPQAGPETLDFIRRAAAGGATVVGICTGVFTLMRAGVLDGYRTCVSWFHYWDFIERFPAADPDLLIADRLFVIDRRRITCSGGRASIDVAAAILLRHFDHATVQKALRILLVGEMQKGNAPQPHPPGLEPATHPKVKRAILLMEQHVGRALSLDELANKLDLSTRQLERLFKAETGKSPQAFAKQVRLRTAAWLLTSSDRTVADIASSCGFADASHLGREFRKQFGVPPATYRERGGEAAAVPDVVEEEVD
- a CDS encoding VOC family protein, whose protein sequence is MTIQKITPFLWYAAEAEEAATFYAGIFPDSRVNRVTSVTGAGATKVVEFELFGQPFFAMSHPRTDTFNHAISLMVNCRDQAELDRYWNALLDNGGTADACGWLRDRYGVSWQIVPEALIPMMSDRDTVKATRVAGAMMQMTKFDVAALQAAYAGTTD
- a CDS encoding L-serine ammonia-lyase, which codes for MNVSAFDLFKIGIGPSSSHTVGPMIAACRFASHVEDANLLGFVRRVRVELYGSLGATGKGHGTDKAVLLGLEGHLPDTIDPDLIEPRLAAIRAEKSLSLLGKQTVRFEEKEHIGFYRKLMSGTSIVHPNGMRFQAFDEHGQLLVEKEYYSVGGGFVVNRDGDRVNGVRAAVEVPYPFRTGDDLMRQCREHGLSIAELMMRNECALRPADEVRAGLLAIWRTMAACVERGCKVEGDLPGPMRVKRRAAELNARLRARSEESLRDPLSMLDWVNLYAMAVNEENAAGGRVVTAPTNGAAGVIPAVLHYYVKFVPGSNEAGVVEFLLTAAAIGIIYKETASISGAEVGCQGEVGVACSMAAAALAAVMGGTATQVENAAEIGMEHNLGMTCDPVGGLVQIPCIERNAMGAIKALNASRMALKGNGQHYVSLDSVIKTMRETGADMKTKYKETSRGGLAVNVIEC